A window of the Mesotoga prima MesG1.Ag.4.2 genome harbors these coding sequences:
- a CDS encoding helix-turn-helix transcriptional regulator has product MFSWGVGDGNKRMVTENPEPLFKRDSDLLLESADDDTRFELKLIGVMTDISAALINYRADNSLSQKELAEKLECSQAMVSKIESGDYNFTIRKLFDVVNKLGGRVSLEIDFKDGTSVTNSSEERVSIWECVGNQSIKGMKNSA; this is encoded by the coding sequence ATGTTTTCATGGGGTGTAGGCGACGGTAATAAAAGGATGGTTACTGAAAATCCAGAGCCTCTATTCAAGAGAGATAGCGACCTGTTGTTAGAGTCGGCAGACGATGATACGAGATTTGAATTGAAATTGATTGGAGTCATGACGGATATTTCTGCAGCTCTTATCAACTATCGGGCGGATAACTCCCTTTCACAAAAGGAGCTGGCAGAAAAACTAGAGTGCAGCCAGGCAATGGTCTCGAAAATCGAAAGTGGCGACTATAACTTCACAATTAGAAAGCTTTTTGACGTTGTCAACAAACTCGGAGGTCGTGTATCTCTTGAGATTGACTTCAAAGATGGTACTTCGGTTACAAATTCTTCAGAAGAGCGAGTCTCAATATGGGAGTGCGTTGGCAATCAAAGCATCAAAGGGATGAAGAATAGTGCCTGA